Proteins from a single region of Shinella zoogloeoides:
- a CDS encoding AzlD family protein, giving the protein MDTLFHAQTLMIIAAGAIATYLTRVGGYIFITRMKRIPPRAEAALNAVPAAVLTTLVAPAAITGGWDVSLTMAIALLAGLRLALLPMLAVGWIVVMILRTFLMG; this is encoded by the coding sequence ATGGACACGCTGTTTCACGCCCAGACGCTGATGATCATCGCGGCCGGGGCCATCGCGACCTATCTCACCCGCGTCGGCGGCTATATCTTCATCACGCGCATGAAGCGCATTCCGCCGCGCGCCGAAGCGGCGCTGAACGCCGTTCCGGCGGCCGTGCTTACCACGCTGGTGGCTCCGGCCGCCATTACGGGCGGATGGGACGTGAGCCTGACGATGGCCATCGCGCTTCTCGCCGGCCTGCGGCTTGCGCTGCTGCCGATGCTGGCGGTCGGCTGGATCGTCGTGATGATCCTGCGCACCTTCCTTATGGGCTGA